GAGCCTCGATCAACCGGGTAAGCTGTGCTGGTCGATAGGGCTTTGGCAGGAATACGCTGGCGTCGGGGAGGTCTTCAGGACCGAGCCACTGCTTCCCAGACGTGACGATCACCTTCACATGCGGGAATCGCTCGGTCACGATCCTCGCCAGGTCCAGTCCGTCGATCGGACCTGGCATGTTGATGTCGGTAAAGACAACGGCGACATCATGTTGCTTGAGAAGATCGAGTGCTACCGAAGCATCCGGGGCCTCCAGCACACGAAAACCGCTCTCTTCAAGTACGTCGGCGGCAATCATCCTGACGAAGCTTTCGTCTTCGACAACCAGGACCGTCGAGTCGTCGGCGTTATTCATAAACACCTCCAAGTGACCAACTGCGCGACAGTTATACTGTTCCCCGGAAACCACATTTCGGGGGAAGTATGAGCAGCCCCTAGATTTCTGGACGCCTTGGATCCTGAATTTGAGGACAGGAGGCGATGATGGGGAAGCCCAATTTCAGCGATGAATTCAAGCGTGACGCGGTGGCGCAGATCACCGAGCGCGGCTATCCAGTAGCGGAAGTCTCGCAGCGTCTCGGCGTCAGCCAGCACTCGCTGTATTCGTGGAAGCGGCAACTGGCGAAGGTGGTGTCAGGCGAGGCCGGCAAGGATGCGGAGATCCGCCAGCTGAAGCGCGAGCTGGCCCGGGTGACCGAGGAGCGCGACATCCTAAAAAAAGCCACCGCGTATTTCGCTCGGGATGCAAAGTGAGATACGCGTTCATTGCCGAGCATCGCGATCGGTTTGGCGTGCGGGCGATGTGCCGGTGCCTAGCCGTGCAGCCAAGTGGCTATTATGCGTGGCGAAAGAGCCCGCTGAGCCGGCGGGCTCGGGAAGATGCTCGGCAGACGGAGTTGCTCCGGCGGGCCTGGAACGACAGCGGCAGGGTCTATGGCTACCGCAAGCTGCACGACGACCTGCTCGATCACGGCGAGACCTGCTGCCCGAACCGGGTTGCCAGGCTGACCCGGCTGGCGGGCATCAAGGCGCAGATCGGCTACAAGCGCAGGCCCGGCAGCCATGGCAGCAAGCCGTCCCTGGCGGTCGACAACACGCTGGACCGCCAGTTCGACGTGGCTGCGCCCGA
This genomic stretch from Sphingomonas sp. R1 harbors:
- a CDS encoding response regulator — encoded protein: MNNADDSTVLVVEDESFVRMIAADVLEESGFRVLEAPDASVALDLLKQHDVAVVFTDINMPGPIDGLDLARIVTERFPHVKVIVTSGKQWLGPEDLPDASVFLPKPYRPAQLTRLIEAQAKVGG
- a CDS encoding IS3 family transposase (programmed frameshift); amino-acid sequence: MGKPNFSDEFKRDAVAQITERGYPVAEVSQRLGVSQHSLYSWKRQLAKVVSGEAGKDAEIRQLKRELARVTEERDILKKANRVFRSGCKVRYAFIAEHRDRFGVRAMCRCLAVQPSGYYAWRKSPLSRRAREDARQTELLRRAWNDSGRVYGYRKLHDDLLDHGETCCPNRVARLTRLAGIKAQIGYKRRPGSHGSKPSLAVDNTLDRQFDVAAPDQAWVTDITYIRTLEGFAYLAVVIDLYSRRVIGWSMQSRQTTDMVLQALHMAVWRRKPRHRVLIHSDQGSQFTSMDWAAFLRAHNLEHSMSRRGNCHDNAVAESFFASLKRERIRRRTYKTREDARRDVFEYIEMFYNPVRKQVRNGMLSPVAFERQQLLKAQGV